A DNA window from Ostrea edulis chromosome 5, xbOstEdul1.1, whole genome shotgun sequence contains the following coding sequences:
- the LOC130055220 gene encoding carbonic anhydrase 2-like isoform X1 — protein sequence MGIGNKSQKYTMVVDVKEPRSFGSIRKLIDQFQNNAVSEPSNEQDMSSWGYHNNNGPSTWSKGFPIANGQRQSPIDISTKGCEVDNHLSAKPFHVNYAVEKNVEVSNTGSSIKVQIREVSELSGGPLESKPWRLEQFHLHWGSTNDKGSEHTIDGKTYAAELHLVHWNAEKYSSFGEAADKPDGLAVIGFMVKVGNEHAGFKPITEVCSKIQECGGVTHLDKDFNPSCMLGSLDHYWTYLGSLTTPPLFESVTWTLCSDVIEISQAQMDALRSLKFKDGDCMVDNFRPPVPLCGRCVRASK from the exons ATGGGTATCGGCAACAAGAGTCAGAAATACACGATGGTCGTGGACGTCAAAG AACCCCGATCTTTCGGAAGCATCCGGAAACTTATCGACCAATTCCAGAACAACGCTGTGTCCGAACCATCCAACGAGCAGGATATGAGTTCCTGGGGATACCACAACAATAACG GACCCAGTACCTGGAGCAAGGGGTTCCCCATCGCTAATGGACAACGTCAGTCTCCAATCGACATCAGTACCAAGGGGTGCGAGGTCGATAACCACCTCAGCGCAAAACCATTCCACGTTAATTACGCCGTTGAGAAAAACGTTGAGGTCTCCAACACAGGCAGCTCCATTAAAGTCCAAATAAGAGAAGTCTCAG aGTTGAGTGGTGGTCCTCTAGAGTCTAAACCATGGCGCTTGGAGCAGTTCCACCTCCATTGGGGATCCACCAATGACAAGGGTTCAGAACACACCATCGACGGCAAGACGTACGCTGCCGAG CTCCACTTAGTCCACTGGAACGCCGAGAAGTACTCCAGCTTTGGCGAGGCCGCGGACAAACCAGATGGTCTGGCCGTCATCGGCTTcatggtcaag GTAGGGAACGAGCACGCCGGGTTCAAACCGATCACTGAAGTCTGTAGTAAAATACAGGAGTGTGGGGGAGTCACTCACCTCGACAAGGACTTCAACCCTTCCTGTATGCTCGGAA GTCTTGACCACTACTGGACATATCTGGGATCATTAACCACGCCCCCTCTATTCGAAAGTGTAACCTGGACGCTTTGCAGTGATGTCATAGAAATTTCTCAGGCTCAG ATGGACGCGCTTAGGTCATTGAAATTCAAAGACGGAGATTGCATGGTTGACAACTTCCGTCCTCCGGTTCCGCTGTGCGGACGCTGTGTCAGGGCGTCCAAGTGA
- the LOC130055220 gene encoding carbonic anhydrase 2-like isoform X2, producing the protein MSSWGYHNNNGPSTWSKGFPIANGQRQSPIDISTKGCEVDNHLSAKPFHVNYAVEKNVEVSNTGSSIKVQIREVSELSGGPLESKPWRLEQFHLHWGSTNDKGSEHTIDGKTYAAELHLVHWNAEKYSSFGEAADKPDGLAVIGFMVKVGNEHAGFKPITEVCSKIQECGGVTHLDKDFNPSCMLGSLDHYWTYLGSLTTPPLFESVTWTLCSDVIEISQAQMDALRSLKFKDGDCMVDNFRPPVPLCGRCVRASK; encoded by the exons ATGAGTTCCTGGGGATACCACAACAATAACG GACCCAGTACCTGGAGCAAGGGGTTCCCCATCGCTAATGGACAACGTCAGTCTCCAATCGACATCAGTACCAAGGGGTGCGAGGTCGATAACCACCTCAGCGCAAAACCATTCCACGTTAATTACGCCGTTGAGAAAAACGTTGAGGTCTCCAACACAGGCAGCTCCATTAAAGTCCAAATAAGAGAAGTCTCAG aGTTGAGTGGTGGTCCTCTAGAGTCTAAACCATGGCGCTTGGAGCAGTTCCACCTCCATTGGGGATCCACCAATGACAAGGGTTCAGAACACACCATCGACGGCAAGACGTACGCTGCCGAG CTCCACTTAGTCCACTGGAACGCCGAGAAGTACTCCAGCTTTGGCGAGGCCGCGGACAAACCAGATGGTCTGGCCGTCATCGGCTTcatggtcaag GTAGGGAACGAGCACGCCGGGTTCAAACCGATCACTGAAGTCTGTAGTAAAATACAGGAGTGTGGGGGAGTCACTCACCTCGACAAGGACTTCAACCCTTCCTGTATGCTCGGAA GTCTTGACCACTACTGGACATATCTGGGATCATTAACCACGCCCCCTCTATTCGAAAGTGTAACCTGGACGCTTTGCAGTGATGTCATAGAAATTTCTCAGGCTCAG ATGGACGCGCTTAGGTCATTGAAATTCAAAGACGGAGATTGCATGGTTGACAACTTCCGTCCTCCGGTTCCGCTGTGCGGACGCTGTGTCAGGGCGTCCAAGTGA